In Leuconostoc kimchii IMSNU 11154, the DNA window AACAAGTAATGAATCGCCTAATTTTGCTAAATGATTATAAAATGTGTCATAATCAAATTCATGGTCATAAGTAGTGCCCTTACCAATTTGAACCATAACTTCCGTACAATAACCAAACACGATACTATCTGGATCTAAGCTACTATTAGCTTGAGCACCAGCGTGCAGTTCTTTGACCATTTGCTCTAATTCAGCATTGTCAGGCGTTTTCAGATCTTCTTCACTAATGTCACCACTAAGTGCCTGATAAAAAGCTTTCAAAACAAAAACAAGACCTTGCCCACCAGAATCAACAACACCTACCTGTTTTAAAACAGGTAATAAATCAGGTGTTGACGCTAAAGCACTCTGCGCCGCCTCGTTAACAGCAGACATCAATTCAACAACATCATCTGTCTCATCAACTATTTTGTTAGCCTTTGATGCGGCTTCACGAATAACCGTGAGAATAGTACCTTCTGTCGGCTTCATAACTGACTTATAAGCAACTTGGGCGCCAGTCATTAAGGCATCTGCTAAATCACGTGCTGATAGTGTCTCTTTTCCATCAACTGAATTAGAAAAGCCACGAAAAATTTGTGATAAGATAACACCGGAATTACCACGTGCACCCATTAATAACCCCTTAGAGGTTGCTTTTGCCAAGGCACCAATATTTGTATCTAACGCGTCACGTTCATACTGCGCACCACTAGCCATTGACAAGCTCATATTTGTACCTGTGTCCCCGTCTGGCACAGGAAAGACATTTAATTTATTGATCTTATCTGCATTTGCAGCAAGTGCTGTTGCCGCTGCGTTAATCATCTTACCAAATTCTACATTGGTAATCTTTGTAATTTTAGTCATGACACTCCTAGTCCGTGACACGAATGCCTTGAACAATCACATTAACTTCTGTTACATGAATGCCTAGCAACGCATCAAGATTATATCTTACTTTACCTTGAACTGATTTCGAAATTTCTGACAATTTTGTGCCATACTGTGCGACCAGATAAACATCGACGCTCACGCCATTATCTTCTTGGTAAACAACAACACCTTTACCATAATTTTCACGATTTAAAATTTGATTCATACCATCACGAAACGTTGCTTTAGAAGCCATTCCTACAACACCAGGATTTTCAATAGCCGACCCACCTACAATGGTTGCAATAACATCATTTTCAATAGTGATATCACCTATTTTAGCTTTAATTTTAATTGCCATAATAATTCAAAGCATTTTAATGTCACCAACGATTAAAAATTAAATTAGCCATGTGCATGGTACTATCTAATCTAACCTTTAATCATTGATTAACACACTTATGCATTTCCTCCTTAAAAGGTTTACTGTAACCATTTTAACATATCACAACGTTAAACGTATTTTGGCAGTTCGTTATTTGACATAAAAAAAGCCACCGCAAAGGTGGTCAATTTATGATAGTGGTATACAAATAATGATTTGCACATCACTTAAATCGCATTATACGCGTTCTATAGTACCAGTCTTCAATCCAGCCTTCAACGTACGTGCTGATAAATAAACTTTCTTTGCGGGAGCACCATTAATCTTAACAGTCACTTTTTGCAAGTTCGGCTTCCAGCTACGACGACTTGAATTCAACGCGTGTGAACGTTGGTTACCAAAGCGTGTATGTGCGCCTGTAATAGCATCTTTTGCCATGTTCGACCCTCCTTTTCGAGCTAATATTTTAAAAAGCTCTTTCTACAACATTAATAAATTTTACCAGATTATAAACACTTTGGCAAGTTATTTTGTATATTTCGACAAAATGTTTGCGAGTTGTTCCTTAGTATGGAATCCTGTGAGTCGTTCTACTACTTCGCCATCCCTTTGAACCAATAATGTTGGAATTGCACGAATACTAAATTTTGCGGGTGTATCTGGGTTGGCATCAACATCCATCTTGACAAAATCGACATTATCAACTTCTTCAGATAAGGCTTCCAAAACAGGTGATTGCATACGACAAGGCCCACACCAAGTTGCCCAAAAATCAGTGATACTAACGCCATTAGCCGTTTCTTTTTCAAATGTTGCGTCTTCTATTACTTTTACTGTCATTATTTTTTCCTCCATAGTTGTCTTTCTGACAAAGCAAGAACGTTACGTACGATCTTTTGTTTGCGTCACCATAAGAATGCCCTTATCAAAGCTAACATCTACGGTATCAGTAACAAATTCATTCGATGACCACATTTTATAAACATTTTGTGTTAGAGCAAGGGTGTATTTGGCATCAATGATTTTAAAATGCGTGACTTCCGTCAATGGCATAAAGCCAAGGTATTTTGTTCCCGAAATTTTGTGAATCGTTTTTGAACCCGAAGCTAAATAACTCACGTCGTTGACATTATCAATAATATGCGTTTTTTCTACAATGGATTCAAATTTAGAATCTGCCAGTAGCCATAAGTTACTTAGCAAATGGTCTAGACGACCACCCGTAGCACCAAATATATTAATGATATCTGGCTTTTTGGTCTGCGCATACAATAAGGCTAATTCTGTGTCTGTTTCATCTTTCTCAGCCTTGACATGGATAATTTCATTTTTTTCGAGGTGTGACTCAAGTAGCTGTAACTCATCTTGACTCAGGGAATCAAAGTCGCCA includes these proteins:
- the rpmB gene encoding 50S ribosomal protein L28 codes for the protein MAKDAITGAHTRFGNQRSHALNSSRRSWKPNLQKVTVKINGAPAKKVYLSARTLKAGLKTGTIERV
- a CDS encoding DAK2 domain-containing protein; the protein is MTKITKITNVEFGKMINAAATALAANADKINKLNVFPVPDGDTGTNMSLSMASGAQYERDALDTNIGALAKATSKGLLMGARGNSGVILSQIFRGFSNSVDGKETLSARDLADALMTGAQVAYKSVMKPTEGTILTVIREAASKANKIVDETDDVVELMSAVNEAAQSALASTPDLLPVLKQVGVVDSGGQGLVFVLKAFYQALSGDISEEDLKTPDNAELEQMVKELHAGAQANSSLDPDSIVFGYCTEVMVQIGKGTTYDHEFDYDTFYNHLAKLGDSLLVINDDEIVKVHVHTENPGEVISWGTHFGSLVKVKVDNMRDQQQAVIDEQRAEEAQVSKITATVTASETAVIAIAAGDGVAELFKSLGVHTVISGGQTMNPSTSDIVDAINATNAKQVLILPNNSNIFMAADQAADLVDVPVRVVKTRTVQQGLTAMMGYNPEAELSNNAEEMASMMLEVKSAQVTQAVRDTSLDGVNIRHGDWLGIIDGKIEVVTKKMQNTAIEAVSQMIDSDSEIVTVIFGEDVKEKDAKKLQEAILSIDDALEVEIHEGKQPLYPFLISVE
- a CDS encoding Asp23/Gls24 family envelope stress response protein, with the protein product MAIKIKAKIGDITIENDVIATIVGGSAIENPGVVGMASKATFRDGMNQILNRENYGKGVVVYQEDNGVSVDVYLVAQYGTKLSEISKSVQGKVRYNLDALLGIHVTEVNVIVQGIRVTD
- the trxA gene encoding thioredoxin, translating into MTVKVIEDATFEKETANGVSITDFWATWCGPCRMQSPVLEALSEEVDNVDFVKMDVDANPDTPAKFSIRAIPTLLVQRDGEVVERLTGFHTKEQLANILSKYTK
- a CDS encoding thiamine diphosphokinase, with amino-acid sequence MQINILAGGDPSLWPEKLFDQPGLWIGADRGAWRLYQHGIPMLLAVGDFDSLSQDELQLLESHLEKNEIIHVKAEKDETDTELALLYAQTKKPDIINIFGATGGRLDHLLSNLWLLADSKFESIVEKTHIIDNVNDVSYLASGSKTIHKISGTKYLGFMPLTEVTHFKIIDAKYTLALTQNVYKMWSSNEFVTDTVDVSFDKGILMVTQTKDRT